Genomic DNA from Streptomyces sp. GS7:
TGGCGGAAGGCGTCCAGCTGCGCTTCGGACAGTCGGTCCAGGAGGAAGGCGCGGGCGTAGACACCGGGCGAGGCGTGGCCCTGGAAGAAGATCTGGTCGCCGCCGTCGCCCTCGTCCTTGCCCCGGAAGAAGTGGTTGAAGCCCACGTCGTAGAGGGAAGCGGAGGAGGCGAACGTGGCGATGTGGCCGCCGACGCCGATGCCCGGGCGCTGGGCGCGGGAGACCATGACGGCAGCGTTCCACCGGGTCGCGTTGAGGACCTTGCGCTCGATCTCCTCGTTGCCGGGGAAGAACGGCTCGTCCTTGGTCGCGATGGTGTTGACGTAGTCCGTGCTGCGCATCTCGGGCACGGCCACACGCTTCTCGCGGGCGCGCTCGATCAGGCGGAGCATCAGGTAGCGGGCACGTTCCCGGCCTCGCTCGTCAACAGCCGCGTCGAGCGAGTCGAGCCATTCCTGGGTCTCTTCGGGATCGAAGTCCGGGACCTGGCTGGGAAGGCCGCCAATGATGATCGGGTTTCGATCGGATCCGGAAGCCACGCTGTTCCTTAGTGTTCGGTTCGTATCGTGCTCGGCTTGCCATTGCTGCTGTGCACGGGGACGAATGCTGTCTCTGCCTTGTGTCGCGCCGTCTTCCATCGTGTACCGAGTCACTGGGATACGTCACCTCTACCGATGGGTAACCACCCGCTGAGAGATGGCGCTGAAAAGGCCGGTCCTCAGGTCGGCCAAATCGCAACCATACGCCCATGTCGAAAGTCCTTGACGTACGGCCGTCCGGCGCTCGAAAGCGGGTCCGGGTGGCTCCCTCGTCACTCGACGGGGCCATTCGTGCCCGCCTACCCCATATACCCGCCCCGGTGCTGTGGTGTGAATCACTTCGTGGTGTCCTGGTGGGGTGGCGGTGGTCCAGCGGTGCCTTCGGATCGTCACCGTTTAGGCGGTCTCGACCGCCGGGTACTTGCGCGATCCGCCCGGCCCGTGTGGACTACGCCCAATGCCCCGCGCACGCGCGGGGTCCCCGAGCATTTCCGAAACATGACAGGAGGCAATCCGTGAGCGCGACCGCGGACCACGCGGAGGAGCGGACCAACCCTGCCGCCAGGCTGGGGTTCGAGCCCGGACAGGTGGTCCAGGAGATCGGCTACGACGATGACGTCGAGCAGGAGCTCCGAGAAGGCATTGAGGCCGTCACCGGCCAGGAGCTCCAGGACGAGGATTACGACGACGTGGCCGACGTCGTCCTGCTCTGGTTCCGGGACGAGGACGGCGACCTCACGGACGCGCTGGTGGACGCCATCGGTCTGATCGACGAGGGCGGCCAGATCTGGCTGCTGACACCCAAGACCGGCCGCGACGGCTACATCGAGCCGAGCGACATCAACGAAGCCGCCCAGACCGCGGGCCTGTCCCAGACCCGGAGCATCAACGCGGGCAAGGACTGGACCGGCAGCCGCCTGGTCACCCCCAAGTCCAAGCGCTGAGCGCTCCCCTCGACGGTGTGCGCCCGAGCCCCCTCCGGCCTGTTCCGGAGGGGGCTCGGCCCTGTTCAGGCCGGGTTCTCCGGGCGTTCGGGCCGGCGCGTAGGGTTGGTCGCGTCAAGTTGAGAGTGATGCGGAAGGGAAGCACCCATGGCGATCGAGGTCGGCACGAAGGCTCCGGAATTCGAGCTCAGGAACCAGCACGGCGAGCTGGTCAGGCTCTCCGACTTCCGCGGCGAGAAGGCCGTCGTCCTGCTCTTCTACCCCTTCGCCTTCACCGGCGTGTGCACCGGTGAGCTGTGCGCGCTCCGCGACGAGCTGCCGAAGTTCGCCAACGACGACGTCCAGCTGCTGGCCGTCTCCAACGACTCCCCCTTCTCGCTGCGCGTCTTCGCCGAGCAGGAGGGGCTGGAGTACCCGCTGCTGTCGGACTTCTGGCCGCACGGCGAGGCGTCGCGGGCGTACGGCGTCTTCGACGAGGACAAGGGCTGCGCGGTGCGCGGCACGTTCATCATCGACAAGGAGGGCGTGGTGCGCTGGACGGTCGTCAACGGCCTGCCCGACGCCCGCGACCTGAACGACTACGTCAAGGCCCTCGAAGCCCTCTAGTCACCGAGCGCCGCACGCGCCGGGCGCCCCACGGCCCACCGGGCGGACATCCTTCGGGATCCGCGCGCGGTATCCGCATTCGGTGGGAACCCGTCACTAGGATCAATTCGTTGATCCGATGCCATGCACGATGGGGGCGCACATTCATGACGTACCCCTCGAATCTATGGGAGGACTCGTGGGAGTCAGCCTCAGCAAGGGCGGCAACGTCTCGCTGACGAAGGAAGCCCCCAATCTGACCGCCGTGCTCGTCGGTCTGGGCTGGGACGCGCGTACCACCACCGGTACGGACTTCGATCTCGACGCCAGCGCCCTGCTGACGAATGACCAGGGCAAGGTCGCCAGCGACCAGAACTTCGTGTTCTTCAACAACCTGAAGAGCCCCTGCGGTTCGGTCGAGCACACCGGTGACAACACCACCGGTGAGGGCGAGGGCGACGACGAGGCCATCAAGGTGAACCTCGCCGGGGTCCCGGCCGACGTCAACAAGATCGTGTTCCCGGTGTCGATCTACGACGCCGAGACCCGTCAGCAGAGCTTCGGCCAGGTCCGCAACGCCTACATCCGCGTGGTCAACCAGTCCGACGGCAAGGAGCTGGCGCGCTACGACCTGAGCGAGGACGCCTCGACCGAGACCGCCATGGTCTTCGGCGAGCTCTACCGCAACGGCGCGGAGTGGAAGTTCCGCGCCATCGGCCAGGGCTACGCCTCGGGGCTGCGCGGTATCGCGCAGGACTTCGGCGTCAACGTCTGACCGACGGCTGCACCGCGTCCGGCGCCGTACGCCCCGCAGCGGGGAGTACGGCGCCGGACGCGCTTCAGGGGGCGTGAGCCGCGTCCCCTACCGACACAGGGGAGGAAGCGAACACGATGGGCGTCACACTCGCCAAGGGGGGCAACGTCTCCCTGTCCAAGGCCGCGCCGAATCTCACACGGATCACCGTCGGGCTCGGCTGGGACGCGCGGTCCACCACGGGAGCGCCGTTCGACCTCGACGCCAGCGCGCTGCTGTGCCGGGAGGGCCGGGTCCTGGCGGACGAGTACTTCGTCTTCTACAACAACCTCAAGAGCCCCGAGGGTTCGGTCGAGCACACGGGCGACAACCTCACCGGTGAGGGCGAGGGCGACGACGAGACGGTCCTCGTCGACCTCACGCTGGTTCCGGAGCAGGTCGACAAGATCGTCTTTCCGGTCTCGATCCATGAAGCCGATCTGCGCGGCCAGAGCTTCGGCCAGGTCGGCAACGCCTATATCCGGATCGTCAATCAGGCCGACGGTGGCGAACTCGCCCGTTACGACCTCAGCGAGGACGCCTCCAGCGAGACGGCGATGATCTTCGGCGAGGTTTACCGCTACAACGGCGAATGGAAGTTCCGGGCCGTGGGGCAGGGGTACGCATCCGGTCTGCGGGGCATCGCTCTAGACTTCGGGGTCAACGTTTCGTAAAGCGCCGCGCACCGCGCGCGGGGGACCCATACAGCGAAGGATTGGGTGGGCAGTGCTCCTGAAAACCTTTGGCTGGTCGTTCGCCATCACGGTGCTCGGCCTCGGCCTGGCCGGTGTCCTCTGGGGGTGGCAGGGGCTCGCGATCGTCGGGATCCTGTCCATCCTGGAGATCTCGCTCTCGTTCGACAACGCCGTCATCAACGCGGGAATCCTGCGCAAGATGAACGCCTTCTGGCAGAAGATCTTCCTGACCGTCGGCATTCTCGTCGCGGTGTTCGGCATGCGGCTGGTCTTCCCGGTCGTCATCGTCGCGATCACCGCGAAGCTGGGGCCGATCGAGGCGGTCAGGCTCGCGATCAACGACAAGGCGCATTACGAGCAACTGGTCACCAGCGCCCACCCGGCCATCGCGGCGTTCGGCGGCATCTTCCTGCTGATGATCTTCCTCGACTTCATCTTCGAGGAGCGGGACTACAAGTGGCTGGGGTGGATCGAGAAGCCGCTCGCCCGGATCGGCAAGCTCGACACCCTCTCCATCATCGTCGCGCTGGTCGCCCTGCTGGTGAGTGCCCTGACGGTGGCCACCAACGTGGCGCACGGCGGCGGCGACAAGACCACCACGGTCCTGCTGTCCGGTATCGGCGGTCTGGTGACCTACCTCGTCGTCGGCGGTGTCTCGGGGTACTTCGAGGGCCGGCTGGAGGACGACGAGGACGACGAGGACGGCGCGGCCGACGAGGTCCAAGGTGCCGAGGGCGCCCGGGGCGGCGGGAAGGGCGCGGACGCGGCTCCGGCGCGGAAGCGGGGCGGCTCGGCCGTGGGCCTGGCCGGCAAGGCCGCGTTCTTCATGTTCCTCTACCTGGAGGTCATCGACGCGTCCTTCTCCTTCGACGGCGTCATCGGCGCGTTCGCCATCACCAACGACATCTTCGCGATGGCGCTGGGCCTCGGTATCGGCGCGATGTACATCCGGTCGCTGACCGTCTT
This window encodes:
- a CDS encoding DUF3052 domain-containing protein, whose protein sequence is MSATADHAEERTNPAARLGFEPGQVVQEIGYDDDVEQELREGIEAVTGQELQDEDYDDVADVVLLWFRDEDGDLTDALVDAIGLIDEGGQIWLLTPKTGRDGYIEPSDINEAAQTAGLSQTRSINAGKDWTGSRLVTPKSKR
- a CDS encoding peroxiredoxin encodes the protein MAIEVGTKAPEFELRNQHGELVRLSDFRGEKAVVLLFYPFAFTGVCTGELCALRDELPKFANDDVQLLAVSNDSPFSLRVFAEQEGLEYPLLSDFWPHGEASRAYGVFDEDKGCAVRGTFIIDKEGVVRWTVVNGLPDARDLNDYVKALEAL
- a CDS encoding TerD family protein, with product MGVSLSKGGNVSLTKEAPNLTAVLVGLGWDARTTTGTDFDLDASALLTNDQGKVASDQNFVFFNNLKSPCGSVEHTGDNTTGEGEGDDEAIKVNLAGVPADVNKIVFPVSIYDAETRQQSFGQVRNAYIRVVNQSDGKELARYDLSEDASTETAMVFGELYRNGAEWKFRAIGQGYASGLRGIAQDFGVNV
- a CDS encoding TerD family protein, with amino-acid sequence MGVTLAKGGNVSLSKAAPNLTRITVGLGWDARSTTGAPFDLDASALLCREGRVLADEYFVFYNNLKSPEGSVEHTGDNLTGEGEGDDETVLVDLTLVPEQVDKIVFPVSIHEADLRGQSFGQVGNAYIRIVNQADGGELARYDLSEDASSETAMIFGEVYRYNGEWKFRAVGQGYASGLRGIALDFGVNVS
- a CDS encoding DUF475 domain-containing protein, whose protein sequence is MLLKTFGWSFAITVLGLGLAGVLWGWQGLAIVGILSILEISLSFDNAVINAGILRKMNAFWQKIFLTVGILVAVFGMRLVFPVVIVAITAKLGPIEAVRLAINDKAHYEQLVTSAHPAIAAFGGIFLLMIFLDFIFEERDYKWLGWIEKPLARIGKLDTLSIIVALVALLVSALTVATNVAHGGGDKTTTVLLSGIGGLVTYLVVGGVSGYFEGRLEDDEDDEDGAADEVQGAEGARGGGKGADAAPARKRGGSAVGLAGKAAFFMFLYLEVIDASFSFDGVIGAFAITNDIFAMALGLGIGAMYIRSLTVFLVRKGTLDDYVYLEHGAHYAIGALGVILLVTIKYEINEVVTGLVGVVLIALSFGSSVLRNRREGRPGQESSAKSEVTSGV